One genomic window of Coffea eugenioides isolate CCC68of chromosome 1, Ceug_1.0, whole genome shotgun sequence includes the following:
- the LOC113760704 gene encoding uncharacterized protein LOC113760704, with amino-acid sequence MRGKGKETTPTCSCGSKTNLKTSWTDRNPARRYVECANGKVDGCGYWNWYDEEMCERSKQVIPGLLRRINRVETENETLRQQILKLQKKAEKMEDKVKNLKEKLRRKNVKKMVIVLFVIAWTIVNASIWIWGPNKGQKFGRLQIDGY; translated from the exons ATGAGAGGAAAAGGCAAGGAAACAACTCCGACCTGCTCTTGTGGCAGTAAAACCAATTTGAAGACTTCATGGACTGATAGGAACCCGGCAAGGAGATATGTTGAATGTGCTAATGGCAAG GTTGATGGCTGTGGTTATTGGAATTGGTATGATGAAGAAATGTGTGAGCGTTCGAAACAAGTCATACCCGGTCTTTTAAGAAGAATAAATAGGGTGGAAACCGAGAATGAAACTTTGCGGCAACAAATTCTCAAGTTGCAAAAGAAAGCTGAGAAAATGGAGGATAAAGTAAAAAATCTGAAGGAGAAGCTTAGAAGAAAGAATGTGAAAAAAATGGTCATTGTTCTTTTTGTTATAGCCTGGACAATTGTTAATGCATCAATATGGATTTGGGGGCCTAACAAGGGACAGAAGTTTGGAAGGCTGCAAATTGATGGCTACTAG